In Triticum aestivum cultivar Chinese Spring chromosome 5B, IWGSC CS RefSeq v2.1, whole genome shotgun sequence, the following proteins share a genomic window:
- the LOC123116392 gene encoding tonoplast dicarboxylate transporter → MDPRCSGHWESSSEDVTRSLLPLHDITADDGAHRSSCSPLVASLLANRYLSIAAGPLAAALICALVDLGPGHAAARNMLGVLAWVFIWWITDAVPLAVASMAPLFLFPVFGVSSADAVAKAYMDDVIALVLGSFILALAIEHYNIHRRLALNITSLFCGDQVKPALLLLGICGTTMFISMWIHNTPCTVMMMPVATGILQRLPGDAAAGADAREFRRFSKAVVLGVVYASAIGGMATLTGTGANIILVGMWSTYFPEEEPITFSSWMSFGLPMSLVLFAALWATLCLMYCSNNTGRALSAYLDRTHLRRELSLLGPMAFAEKMVLAVFGGLIVLWMTRSLTDDIPGWSVLFHGNVGDGTVTIMMATLLFIIPSGKSDGEKLMDWGKCRRLQWHIVLLLGAGFAIADGFKASGLTDILAGWLGFLRGAPALAVAPVACAFSGLLTEFTSDDATTTLVLPLLAELGRSIGVHPLLLMVPGAVGAQLSYLLPTGSPGNSVGFSTGYVTIKDMVVTGMPIKIVGVTALTVLLPTLGVAVFGMDQKV, encoded by the exons ATGGACCCGCGGTGCAGCGGCCACTGGGAGAGCTCGTCGGAGGACGTGACCAGGTCGCTACTGCCCCTGCACGACATTACGGCGGACGACGGCGCCCACCGCTCCTCCTGCTCGCCGCTCGTCGCGTCGCTGCTCGCCAACAGGTACCTGTCGATCGCGGCCGGCCCGCTGGCCGCCGCGCTGATCTGCGCGCTCGTCGACCTCGGCCCCGGGCACGCCGCGGCGCGCAACATGCTCGGCGTGCTGGCGTGGGTGTTCATCTGGTGGATCACCGACGCCGTGCCGCTCGCCGTCGCGTCCATGGCGCCGCTCTTCCTCTTCCCCGTCTTCGGCGTCTCCTCCGCCGACGCCGTCGCCAAGGCCTACATGGACGACGTCATCGCCCTCGTCCTCGGCAGCTTCATCCTCGCCCTCGCCATCGAGCACTACAACATCCACCGCCGCCTGGCCCTCAAC ATCACGTCGCTGTTCTGCGGGGACCAGGTGAAGCCGGCGCTGCTGTTGCTGGGGATCTGCGGCACGACCATGTTCATCAGCATGTGGATCCACAACACGCCGTGCACCGTCATGATGATGCCGGTGGCGACGGGGATCCTGCAGAGGCTCCCCGGCGACGCGGCCGCCGGCGCCGACGCGCGCGAGTTCAGGCGGTTCTCCAAGGCGGTGGTGCTCGGCGTCGTGTACGCGTCGGCGATCGGCGGGATGGCCACGCTCACCGGCACGGGCGCCAACATCATCCTGGTGGGGATGTGGTCCACCTACTTCCCGGAGGAGGAGcccatcaccttcagctcctggATGTCCTTCGGCCTCCCCATGTCGCTCGTGCTCTTCGCGGCGCTCTGGGCCACGCTCTGCCTCATGTACTGCTCCAACAACACCGGCAGGGCGCTCTCCGCTTACCTTGACCGCACCCATCTCAGGAGGGAGCTCAGCTTGCTTG GTCCAATGGCCTTTGCAGAGAAGATGGTTCTTGCCGTCTTTGGG GGCCTGATCGTCCTGTGGATGACGAGGAGCCTGACGGACGACATCCCTGGGTGGTCGGTTCTCTTCCACGGCAATGTCGGGGATGGAACAGTCACC ATCATGATGGCGACGCTGCTCTTCATAATCCCGAGCGGCAAGAGCGACGGCGAGAAGCTCATGGACTGGGGCAAGTGCCGGAGACTGCAGTGgcacatcgtcctcctcctcggcgccGGCTTCGCCATCGCCGACGGGTTCAAGGCGAGCGGCCTGACGGACATCCTCGCCGGGTGGCTGGGCTTCCTGcggggcgcgccggcgctggcCGTCGCGCCCGTGGCGTGCGCCTTCAGCGGCCTCCTCACGGAGTTCACCTCCGACGATGCCACCACCACGCTGGTGCTGCCGCTGCTGGCGGAGCTGGGCAGGAGCATCGGCGTGCACCCGCTGCTGCTCATGGTGCCCGGCGCCGTCGGCGCGCAGCTCTCCTACCTGCTGCCCACCGGGTCGCCCGGCAACTCCGTCGGGTTCAGCACCGGCTACGTCACCATCAAGGACATGGTGGTCACCGGCATGCCCATCAAAATCGTCGGCGTCACGGCTCTCACCGTCCTGCTGCCAACGCTAG GTGTTGCTGTTTTTGGTATGGATCAGAAGGTATAG